From a region of the Phycisphaerales bacterium AB-hyl4 genome:
- a CDS encoding STAS domain-containing protein, with protein MTAKESRLVVQEDEGIVQIGFVDRNILEEASIQQIGDEIAALIEQQTNPRILISFDNVEHLSSAALGTLITVNNKVRQKGGQLRLANINPQIYEVFVITKLNKLFQIHDSTDKARASFK; from the coding sequence ATGACGGCCAAGGAATCGCGCCTTGTGGTGCAGGAAGACGAAGGGATCGTTCAGATCGGCTTCGTCGACCGCAACATTCTCGAAGAAGCGAGCATTCAGCAGATCGGCGACGAGATCGCCGCGCTGATCGAGCAACAGACCAACCCTCGCATTCTGATCAGTTTCGACAATGTCGAGCACCTCTCTTCCGCTGCTTTGGGCACGTTGATTACGGTCAACAACAAGGTCCGGCAGAAGGGCGGGCAGCTTCGGCTGGCGAACATCAACCCGCAGATCTACGAAGTGTTCGTCATCACGAAGCTCAACAAGCTGTTTCAGATCCACG
- a CDS encoding Gfo/Idh/MocA family protein has translation MKDSADTVVLGIAGVGGYAASMTDFVLEVGEQLRPTIRLAAVCDPQPEAHVERVEQLRASGIQVLESFEKLLELDEIDAVWLPVPIDLHKTFTEKALAAGKAVLCEKPASGTIDELDAMIAARDRAGRPAVIGFQDVYDPTTLPLKRRLLAGEIGKINRVVVHGCWPRPASYFDRATWAGRLKRGDNWVLDSPVQNAMSHFVNIALFLLGASEATAATPVSVDAELYRAAPIENYDTVSARVDLEEGPQLLVLLTHSCAGTVHPNLRIEGERGTVVWTTRDINIDSPLGQTEIERDGSMRRRMLQRFARLVRGMADQDIGVATLEVARQHTLLINALSEATPIHPVPKANITATEKKDSVVQAVPGIEDAFCHCAANHLMLHESGQLAFTQPARRFDLRGYNHFAGPHPDNADQTVASGKQSNGDA, from the coding sequence ATGAAGGATTCGGCGGACACAGTCGTGCTGGGCATCGCGGGCGTCGGCGGATATGCCGCGTCCATGACAGACTTCGTGCTGGAGGTCGGCGAGCAGCTGCGGCCGACGATCCGCCTCGCCGCCGTCTGCGACCCGCAGCCGGAGGCCCACGTCGAGCGCGTCGAGCAACTCCGGGCCAGCGGCATCCAGGTGCTCGAGTCCTTCGAAAAGCTGCTGGAACTCGACGAGATCGACGCCGTCTGGCTGCCCGTGCCGATCGACCTTCATAAGACCTTTACCGAAAAAGCACTTGCAGCAGGCAAGGCCGTCCTCTGCGAAAAACCCGCCTCCGGAACGATTGACGAACTCGATGCCATGATCGCCGCCCGCGACCGGGCCGGTCGGCCTGCGGTCATCGGCTTTCAAGACGTCTACGACCCGACCACGCTCCCGCTGAAGCGACGCCTGCTCGCGGGCGAAATCGGCAAGATCAACCGCGTCGTCGTGCATGGCTGCTGGCCTCGCCCAGCGAGCTACTTCGACCGCGCGACCTGGGCCGGCCGACTCAAACGCGGCGACAACTGGGTGCTCGACAGCCCTGTGCAGAACGCGATGTCCCACTTCGTCAACATCGCCCTGTTCCTGCTCGGCGCCAGCGAAGCCACCGCCGCCACGCCCGTGTCGGTCGACGCGGAGTTGTACCGTGCCGCCCCGATTGAAAATTACGACACCGTCAGCGCCCGCGTCGATCTCGAAGAAGGCCCGCAACTGCTCGTGCTGCTCACCCACAGCTGCGCCGGCACGGTGCACCCGAACCTCCGGATCGAAGGCGAACGCGGCACGGTCGTCTGGACCACGCGCGACATCAACATCGATTCGCCCCTCGGCCAGACGGAGATCGAACGCGACGGCTCGATGCGTCGGCGGATGCTCCAGCGCTTCGCCCGCCTCGTCCGAGGCATGGCCGACCAGGACATCGGCGTCGCCACCCTCGAAGTCGCCCGACAGCACACGCTGCTGATCAACGCCCTCTCCGAGGCGACCCCCATCCACCCGGTGCCCAAGGCCAACATCACCGCCACCGAGAAAAAAGACAGCGTCGTCCAGGCCGTGCCCGGCATCGAAGATGCCTTCTGCCACTGCGCCGCGAACCACCTGATGCTCCACGAGTCGGGCCAACTCGCATTCACCCAACCCGCCCGGCGGTTCGACCTCCGCGGCTACAACCACTTCGCCGGCCCGCATCCGGACAACGCCGACCAGACCGTCGCGAGTGGTAAGCAGTCCAACGGCGATGCCTGA